In Solanum pennellii chromosome 7, SPENNV200, the following are encoded in one genomic region:
- the LOC114078004 gene encoding uncharacterized protein LOC114078004, giving the protein MADASKKRDIGWNYGTQGATKDSVNCKFCGSIFNGGITRHKQHLVGGFKNVKQYTACPSEIREEIRAYMQNKIANNPKFQKSKQKGGFEKGGGIDETKKILRERAYRFHQNVQVFENTIERIGPENVVQVVTDNGSENVKAGSRMMGAYPHIYWTPCAAHCINLIFGDIFKLKPYASGNITLISTYHLTFF; this is encoded by the exons ATGGCGGATGCTAGCAAAAAGAGGGACATTGGATGGAATTATGGCACTCAAGGAGCGACGAAAGATTCGGTTAATTGTAAATTTTGTGGGAGTATTTTTAATGGTGGAATAACTCGACACAAACAACATTTAGTTGGTGGTTTCAAGAATGTTAAACAATATACCGCTTGTCCGTCGGAGATTAGAGAAGAAATAAGGGCTTATATGCAAAACAAGATCGCTAATAATCCAAAATTTCAA aaatcaaaacaaaaaggaGGCTTTGAAAAAGGAGGAGGAATTgatgaaacaaagaaaatactaAGAGAGCGTGCG TACCgattccaccaaaatgtacaaGTATTTGAAAACACTATTGAAAGAATTGGGCCGGAAAATGTTGTACAAGTTGTCACCGATAATGGTAGTGAGAATGTTAAGGCGGGAAGTAGGATGATGGGTGCGTACCCACACATTTATTGGACTCCATGTGCCGCTCATTGCATCAACTTGATATTTGGTGACATATTCAAACTTAAGCCATATGCTTCCGGTAATATCACTCTCATATCAACCTatcatttaacttttttttag